The DNA region GGTGCTGTCGCGGTGCGGTCGGCGCGCGCTGGAGCGTGCTCTCGTGCGCGCGACCGTAGCCGCGCGAGGGATGAGCACCGCAGCGTGCCGAGGGCGTTCAGCACCCACTTTCGAATGTGGCGGTTCGAGCGGCGCAGAGCACTTGCGACTGGCGAGCGTACGTCCCGGCGATGTCGACGAAAGTCAACTACGAGGAGGTCGAGGCCGTCGGCGGCGGGCTCCACTTCCTCCGCGACGAACTGGGCTGCGAGCACCTCGGGGTGTCCGTGCTGGAGTGCGAACCGGGCTGGACCGGCAAACCGCACGACCACGCCGACGAGGGCCAGGAGGAGGTGTACGTCCTCGTCGAGGGCGCGGCGACCGTCACCGTCGCCGGCGACGAGGTCCCGATGGAGGCCGGCGACGCCCTCCGCATCGACCCCGACGAACGCCGGCAGATCGAGAACGGCGACGCCGAGAGTACGTTCGTCCTGGTCGGCGCACCCTGAATCCGCTCCGGCCGATCCGGGAACAATCCGGTAGTTCTATCGTTTCCCAATATATAACGAAAATAATATCAATCTGGGGCTGCATCTTCACAGAATTCGTATCGCCCACAGATCGACCACAGCGTTGAATTTCACGCGATCTACCGTTCAGTGTGTTCGTGAAAAACTGATATTTCGGCTTTGAGCCCCGTTGAGTACGATCTCACCGATATCCTGCCAAAATATAAGAGTTTGTATACTATTCGAATACCATACGAGATAGGATAGTTCTATCGACGGTCGACGGCATCGTGGGTGCCGGCGACGGCCGTCGCGGTAGGCGGGTGTTACCGGCGGGGCGGCGAGCGGGACGGTCGCAACGGTGGGCCGCCCCGGCGGGACGGGGTTCCGGGTTTATACTCGGGACGCGGCTAGAGGGAAGCGCATCCTCACGGGAGGCCGACACACATGAGACGGAACTTCCAGGGAACCGACAGGGGAAAGCGAGTCGTGGCCGACGACGGGACCGCGGTCGGGACGATCGTGCGGACCGACGACGACCGCGCGCACGTCCTCCTGGACCCGGGGCGGTCGGAACCGGGCGATCCGACCGCCGAGACCGGGTCGCGGACGACCGTCACGATCGACCGCAGGGTCGTCGCCGAGAGCACGAACGACCGCGTCCGGCTGTCGGAGGGGATCGACCCGGTCGACGCGCGGAGGCACGCGTGACCGACCCCGGAGAGGACGGGCCCTTTAGATCCCCGTGACGCGGTCGTGGGCCGTCTCCACGGCGGCCGCGTCCTCCGACAGCAGCGCGACGACGAGGTACTCGGCGTAGTCGGCGAAGTAGTCGACCAGGTCGGCGATCCGCTCGGCGTCGATGGCCTCCAGCGAGTCCAGCAGGAGGAACGGACACTCCCGGTGGACGTCGTGGACGAGGTAGCCGGCCAGCGCGAGGACGAGCCCGACCACCTCCCGCTCGCTCTCGCTCAGGTTGGTCGGCGAGTCCTCGAACACACCGGTCTCGCCGTCGCGGACGACGCGGAGGTCGAACGTACCCACGTCCGCGCCCGACCGGTCGGTCCCGGTCGTCCGCGTCAGGCGGACGCGAGCGACGTTCCCGTAGTCGAGGGCGTCGACGAGCGCGTCGGCGTGCTCGTTGAACGTCTCGACCGCCTCGGCCGCCGTCCGGTCGAGCCGCGTCCGGCACTCGACGAGCTCGGACTGCAGCTCCTCGCGGCGGGCCTGGAGGCGGTCGCGCTCCTCGCGGCGCTCGTCGAGGGCGGCCAGCTCGGACTCGACGGCCGCCAGGTCCGACCGCCGCTGTTCGAGTTCGACCTGGCGCTCGTTGGCCCGCCGGTGCAGGTCCAGCAGGTCCGCGTAGTCGTCGGTCCGCAGGTCCTCGACCGCCGCCTCCAGCTCCTGGACGCGCTCGTTGAGCTCCCGGCGGCGCCGTTCGAGGTCGCCGATCCGCTCCTCGCGGCGCTGTAGCTCCGACTTGACGCGGTCGCGTTCCGCCCGCAGGTCCGCGCGCCGCGCCCGCCGCTGCTCCAGGCGCTCGCGGCGGGCGTCGAGCCTGTCGATCCGCTCGGTGAGGTCGCGCCGCCGCGCGAGCGTCCGCTCCCTGAGGTCGCGCAGCCGGTCGAGCGTCCCCTCGATGGCCCCCCGGTCGACGGTCGACCCGCACGTCCAGCAGGTGACCCGCTCGGTCCCCGACAGCCGGTCGGTCACGTGGCCCCCCTCGTCGCCCTCCGCGGTGCTCCCGATCGCGTCGCCGGCCCGAGCGTCGTTCTCCCCGTCTCCGTCCCCGTCGCCGGCCGCCCCGTCGCGGCCCCCCTCGTCCCGTGCCAGGTCGTCCCGGTCGATCCCGGCGAGTTCGTCGAGGCGCCCCGCCTCGAGCTGTTGCTCGTTGAACCGGACGATCCCCTGGAGGGCGCTCACGTCGCCGTCGAGCCGGCGCTTGCGCTCGCGCAGCGTCCCCACGTCCTCGGCGAGGGCCTCGATCTCGGCCTCGTCGACCGGCGACACCGCCGCGAGGTCCTCCTCGATCTCGTCGCGCTCGCGCTCGACCGCCGCGAGCGTGTCCCGCTCGGCGTCGAGGTCGTCGATCACCGACTCGAGTTCCGTCCGCGCCTCGCGCAGCTCGTCGAGCCGCGCCTCCAGGCGCTCGTCGCGCTCGATGCCGTCCGCCAGCGAGGCGTCGGCCGCCTCGATCCGGTCCTCCAGGTCGGCGAGCTCCGATTCGAGGTCGTCGATCTCCGACTCGAGGCGGCGGCGCTCGCCGGCGAGCTCCGCCCGCTCGCCGTCGACGCCGTCCAGCTCGCGCAGCTCGTCGTCGACCCGTCGCTTCTCGGCGGTCAGCCGCTCGATCTCCGCCTCGACGGCGTCGGTATCGACCGGCCGCATGACGACATCGGCGAGGTCGCCGCCGGCCCTGACCGCACGCCGCACGTCGTTGTCTTCGAGCAGGACCGCGTAGGTCTCGGCCGGCACCGGGTCGTCGAGGTACGGGTCGCCGGACGCGACCACGCCGCCGTCGGTCCGTTCGAGGTGCCTGGTGTAGGTCTCCCCGCCCACGGTCAGCTCGACGCTCCCGGTGTCGGCGCCGCGTCGCAGCGGCGTCGCGTCGCCGCCCAGCACCGCCCGGAGCGCCCGGAGGAAGGAGGTCCTGTTGGTCGCGTTGCGCCCGGCCAGCACCGTCACGCCGGGGGCGAGTTCGACCGTCGTCTCGCGGATGCCGCCGACGTTCCTGACCGAGACCGTCGCGGTCCCCGCCCCGGCGTCGCCGGGGTCGTCGCCGGTCGCCGAGCCGTCGGGGTCGACCAGTTCCTCGTTCGCCGGGTCGTCGTTCGCTGGACCGTCGCCGTCCGCGTCGTTCCCCCCGGCCGACTCCCAGGTGTCGGGGCCGTCGCTGTCGAAGGCAGCGCCGCCGGGGTCGGCGCCGTCGAGGTCGGCGTCGTCCGAGTCGTCCGCCCCACCGTCCATGTTCGACCCCGGGAGCGGCGGCCCTAAATGCGTTCGTGTGTCAGCGAGCGCGGTCGTCGTCGCACGCGCAGCCCCCGTCGCGGAGCAGCGAGACCGCGTCCCGGTCGGCGCCGCAGTCGTGACAGAGCACCCGCAGGTCGAGGAACACGTCGAACTCCCCGAGGGTCACCCGGTCGGCGTCGCGGTGGCGGGCGAGCGTGCCCTGTGCGACGGTGGTCGTCCGCCCGACGAGCCGCTGGAGCGACTCCACGTCGGTCGCGACCGGGTCGGCCGTCGACTCCGGCGGGGTCGCGCCCCTGACCTCGGTGAGGTAGGTGTGGACCGCCTGGTGGGAGACGAAGTCGTCGCGGAGCGCGTCCACGTCGACGCCGGCCCGCGAGAGGTCGTTGCGCACCTCGGCCTTGCGCCCCTCGCTCGCGTCGTCGTCGGCCAGCGTCTCGTAGGCCTCGGCGACGGCGTGTTCGGTCGGGTTGCGGCCGGCCCGCCGCAGCGCCGCCCGCAGGAGCGCCCTGTTGAACTCGTCGGCCAGGTCCCTGAGACTCGTTCGCGAGCCCTCCGAGCCCGTCCACCTGTCGACGAGCTCGTCGCCCATCCCGTCGAGCCCGTACGCCGCGACGAGCCGTTCGACCTTGGACCGCCGGCCCTCGACCGCGTCCTCCGAACCCATGGGCGGCCCTCGTCGGCCGGGACCGTATACCTGTCGGTGGTCGTAGAATACTCGCGGCGCGGTCACACCGGGCGTGCCGCCGGCCCTCGGGTCACGGGCTGGGTGGCCGGCGGCGCGCCGCGGACCGCTGGTAGACGAAGCCGTCTTCCCGCGCGGCGCCCCGGGCGGGGGCGCCACACCGAAGGAGCGGCCGACCGGTGGGCTGGGAAGCCGACGGGAACGGGAGCCGCGTCGGCGATGCACAGGGGTTCGGGCGTGTCAGGTGGTGCCGGTCGATGGGTCGACGGCAACCGGAGAGTGGGGAGTGAGACGGTTAAACGGCCCCAATCGTTCACGGCGGTACGCACCGGGTAACGGCCCGACGTGGCCGGATAACCGGGGGATTCGATCCCGCCGGTCGAGTAGCGACCGGCTTCCCCACCGCGGCCCGCCGCCGAACCGCCGGGGGCGAGCGCCGCCGGTCCGCCCGCGGAGCGACCGACCGAGATCCGACGGGATCGATCTGGATACCGACGGTTCTGACCGGGGTACCGACGGTATCGAGCCCGAAACGGGCCGTATGCGGAGTATAACCAAGTGCGATCCGTCGCTCCCACCACGTGGGGGTCGGGGGAAGACCCTACCACCGTCGATTCGCCGCGGGACGCCCGCCGGGTCCGGTACCCGTCCCGGACGACCGCGGGCCCTCGCCCCATTCCCCGCTCCATTCTTTGGCGCCGCCGACGGGCCGCCAGTGTCCGATACCAGCGCGGACTCGCCGGTGTCGCCCGCGTAGCCGACCCATTACTATCCGGCCCGCACCCCTGACGGACTGGCAATGAGCGA from Halosimplex halophilum includes:
- a CDS encoding cupin domain-containing protein, translating into MSTKVNYEEVEAVGGGLHFLRDELGCEHLGVSVLECEPGWTGKPHDHADEGQEEVYVLVEGAATVTVAGDEVPMEAGDALRIDPDERRQIENGDAESTFVLVGAP
- a CDS encoding archaea-specific SMC-related protein gives rise to the protein MDGGADDSDDADLDGADPGGAAFDSDGPDTWESAGGNDADGDGPANDDPANEELVDPDGSATGDDPGDAGAGTATVSVRNVGGIRETTVELAPGVTVLAGRNATNRTSFLRALRAVLGGDATPLRRGADTGSVELTVGGETYTRHLERTDGGVVASGDPYLDDPVPAETYAVLLEDNDVRRAVRAGGDLADVVMRPVDTDAVEAEIERLTAEKRRVDDELRELDGVDGERAELAGERRRLESEIDDLESELADLEDRIEAADASLADGIERDERLEARLDELREARTELESVIDDLDAERDTLAAVERERDEIEEDLAAVSPVDEAEIEALAEDVGTLRERKRRLDGDVSALQGIVRFNEQQLEAGRLDELAGIDRDDLARDEGGRDGAAGDGDGDGENDARAGDAIGSTAEGDEGGHVTDRLSGTERVTCWTCGSTVDRGAIEGTLDRLRDLRERTLARRRDLTERIDRLDARRERLEQRRARRADLRAERDRVKSELQRREERIGDLERRRRELNERVQELEAAVEDLRTDDYADLLDLHRRANERQVELEQRRSDLAAVESELAALDERREERDRLQARREELQSELVECRTRLDRTAAEAVETFNEHADALVDALDYGNVARVRLTRTTGTDRSGADVGTFDLRVVRDGETGVFEDSPTNLSESEREVVGLVLALAGYLVHDVHRECPFLLLDSLEAIDAERIADLVDYFADYAEYLVVALLSEDAAAVETAHDRVTGI
- the rdfA gene encoding rod-determining factor RdfA, which translates into the protein MGSEDAVEGRRSKVERLVAAYGLDGMGDELVDRWTGSEGSRTSLRDLADEFNRALLRAALRRAGRNPTEHAVAEAYETLADDDASEGRKAEVRNDLSRAGVDVDALRDDFVSHQAVHTYLTEVRGATPPESTADPVATDVESLQRLVGRTTTVAQGTLARHRDADRVTLGEFDVFLDLRVLCHDCGADRDAVSLLRDGGCACDDDRAR